GTAATTATGACATGATTATCACATCATTATGAGCTCCTATGTCGTTTTGAGATCTTATCTCATAATTATAAGGAAATTACAAGATCATCATAATTTTAAGATATTTTCTCATAATTACGAAATAGGATCTCAAAATTACAAGATAATTACCTCATAATTAAGAAATAAGTTTCTAATAATTACGTGATCTCATAATCTTGAGATCTTCTCATAGTTATGAGAAAATATCTTGTAATTATGAGATGATTATCTCTTAATTACAAGATAACCTGAAATTATTATCATGTGAATGCAATGAGTCACAGAATATGATGACTACTGAGCTTGAAGACAATTTGACATTACACCAAATcaacatttaacagacataacATTTGGGGCAGCGCTCACTTTTCTCATTAATCTTACTCATTGAGTTTGGAGGGGAATGTTACTGTAGGCTTATAGGCCAGGGACACAGTTTGGGGAAACTACAAGTCCAAAGGCCATGCAGTGACATGGTGACCCTGGTATAATAACATCAACACAATTGCTATTATTGAGGGGTTAGATATAATGTTTCATGGGGCTCACAATGTTGTGTGAGAAAATCCTCACCTGAGGACAGGCCACTGGATTGTGTGGTAGCCAATTCATGTAAATGTCAGTAGCATCTGTTAATCTAAGACCTCTGACATTATAGTAGGTGGCCTCTCTCATCTTACACCCAGAAATTATATTTGCTACAACTTGGGCTCAGAATATGGAACACAAAGTAGATACAGTATGGTGTGATGGCAAAGACTacttatgtgaaaataaaatgtCTACATTATGATGCCAAAACCTACAACAGATTAGCCAAACCTACAACATCCATATAGCCTGCATACTTGTATAGTGTACTAAAAAAATGTTGTGAACAACCATAATGTGAAAACTACCATTGGCAGGGTTGTGTACACTCCCTGGTCAGGCACTTCAAGAACAGGGTTGTAAATGCATAGACTGAGAGACAAAGTAGCACCATAGAAAAATGAACTACATGAAAAGAATGCCAACAAACTTAGGCTTCTTCATTGCCTCAAGACAATCATGGCTACTACTTAAACTACTAAACGTAGACTAAACTATTAAAattagacatagcctacatgatggcaGGTGGATCCCCTTGCATAGTTACACCATGCAATGTTTTTAATAGTAACTAATTGTACATTGTTGTGCTCAGAATAAGAAACAAACTAAGACCATTTTGAATATGCACAGAAACAAAATGATTAGGTGAAATGAGAAGACAATCTTTAGCATTAATTTAAATGACCTGACTTTCAACATGTTGTATGTGACCTCAAGAAAGTGATTTAATCACAATACACTTGTGAAAAAGCACTAAGATCATATACCCCTGACGTAAACCCAGATACATCAACACCACAGAGTCATAACAGCATCATTATCTACCTCAGTGCTTCACCCAGGGCAAATATCCAAATGCTGGGGTAATGCCTTGGAGAGAAATGGCTTCATCACCATAGTGACAGTAGGGAGGAAGTAGAGAGTGAATCGCAACACCTGATGAAAAACATGTCTGACTAGGGATTATGTAAACCAATGTCATGGTGATTCAGGAATTGTATCTCCATGAGATTTACCAGTCAATGCTCATTTTAAGTGGCCATATCTTTTTTATTAAAATAAGCTGTATCACTTTAGTTTATGGCTTCTAACCGTAGGCCTACATCaatatgtagcctaggcctaatatTATACTTAAACATGCCTAATCCTCCTAATTGTCACAGCATGTGCAAATACATAATGTTAGCCTACATGATAATTACTTTgttacctgtaggcctacctactccATGTAACAGGGGTAGAATAGAAACCTATGAAATGTTTCAACCTTTAAAATGTGTGGGGTCATTTACAGGTAGATGCTGCTTATTAAACATTTTGCACATACTAGCCTATATGAATATATTATTCTACTGAAAGACGGACAGTGTTTTTCCTTCCATATTCCTTATTCCCCTGGCAACACAAACAGGTCTACTACCTCTCCCTCCTTGACTGGACCCCAATTTCTCTTCTGGCTTTGGTCCCAACACTTGAATGGATTGCCTCTAATTCATCTCAGCATGAGAAATGCATTGAAAGGCAGAGGAAACAGGCTTTGTGGGATTAAACCAAACCAAGTCTGGCAGGGTTACAAAGCTTGACATGGGGGGCTCATTGCCTCAGGTCAGAGGGGCCTTCAACATGTCATAAGGACAAATACTAAACTCTGTAATCCCAATGAAATTGTACCCTGCTGTGCAAACAAAGGACATAACATGTTGAAACACCATAAACTTATAATCAGCCTGACTAACGTATTAGACCACAATAGACAAGATATTGTCTATCTATATATTGATTATAGTGTGTTAACACATTTAATATTCAGTGATAGCCATACTTGTGTAATGAGTGTTCTTTTGCAACGCCATTCATTTTTGTCAGTCTACAAATAACATGATTTAAGTATTTTCAAACAGACCCGTGCTGGGTTGTGTGGAGGTTAATGGAGCAGCTGTTTACACCTCAGTATTACATGTGATAAAGGTGACAACTTGAAGAGCAGGCTCGAAGATTACTATTTAATTAATGAGGTGCAATCGATAACAGGACAACTGCTAGTCAGTCAGGTAAGTCTGAAGTTAACATTAGTGGGCCTATAGCATACGTATTGCTTGTTCTGTCATGTTTACTTTATTCCACCGCTAGGCTATATGGAAAACAAGACATGATCTTACGTAACCCAACTACATACCTACATCTCCTTAGGGTAGTAGGCTACTTGGGATTTATTTCCCAAACAAAATTCACTATCATCCCCCCCTAGACTATCTGCCATATAAAAGCCTATAATGACAGCCTACATGCAACATGTAGGCTACGCTAGGTCTTCAGCAAAAAACTTATTAGAAGGTAACGGCGAGAGAAACAGGATAAGTGCCCCACTAATATTACATGATGCTGTTTCACCCTACAACATTGACATTGCGATTTCTAAGGACATACAGAACACAAACACCAGAGCGCATGAATCAGCCTACTCACCGTGAAAAACGCGAGACTGGAAGTAACCACACCTGTCTGGATCTGAGCTAAATGAAAAGACAAAGCGTCTGCACTGTCGGGGCAGTGTAGGGACATCACTCCATCCGTGCTCTGCGGCTCCTCTCCAGACCTGCAGGATCGTTTGGAGGGCGGCCGCAGCTGCAGCAGCACTTGCACCAATCGCCTCCTACGCATGCGCTGGCAGAGGACTTAACTTGCCCAGGTGAAGTCGGTCCGCCCGCCATAGAATACTTTTCAAGAAGTTAATTATTCAACCCATAAACCTTTCGTGTTGTTCTTGTTAATGATGCCGCAAAAAGCAAGCTATTTATTTTccgcaatatatatttttaagttgGTTGGGTAGGTGTGCAATTTCTTGAGATCAGGCTCGTGCACAAGTGGAAATGAGTTTGACTTATCAAACTTTGGTGTCAGGGTCGACAATACACAATTTGTTTATCAGAGTTTATGAAAGCCCTTAGTCATTTTCAGATTATATTTAATTACCAAAATGAatttataaatgaataaatacctTTTTTAATCTGGCTGGAACATCTCTGTGGTACAGAGTGTGCGCGCGCCCGCGATTGCAATTCAGGGTTGATATAAAATTGCACAGATTTCTTTATAAATTGACGCGACTAACACTTTCAGGACTGATTCCCCGATCAGCATCAGAGAACCAGTGTCttccactggggggggggggggacttttttGAGTGTTGGATGGTCAGCCCATCAATGACCCCATGCAGCATTGAAGTAGTGGGATTTAAAAAAGTGAGGACTTCGCTGTGCCTGCCCATGTTGCAAAAGGTTTTTCGAAAAGAGGAGCTGACCAAGCAAAAAAAGATGGCACTGTTTGTAGGGTCGGTGCAGTTTCCCAGTAGTGTTTTTTAATTCCATTCGAAGAATTAGCAGACCATATTCAGCTATGACCAATGAAATGACTGGTTGTCATTGTTTTTGTGTCCACGGGTCAAAGGTCAAGACATCTTTTACTTTCAAAATGGAACATTTCCTGTAcataccttttttttaaaaaaatagtttgatGAACAAGACGAGAATCCAATCAAACTTAATGATTAAGAAGCTGATCTGCCATACATGGTGGATGGGCATGTGGCCTGCAGTCATACCCTGGGGGGGTCACTGTCTGTAATATGGCCCTGGTCATACCTCTCTGTCCTTACCTTCGGTGCCAAAACTAGCCTATATGAAAATCCAAAGCAGTTGTCTTGGAGAAAAAGTAACTGTAAGCCAGTAGTGTGTACCTGCAATGTACCTGCAGAAGTAATTGTACCAGTTAAATTACTGTAATtacctggttatcaccagacctaatcacaattgAGATAATGTCTGGAGACCTGGCAACTGTAAATCCCGTGGGGGGCGTGTGAAATATGAGGGGTCACcttggcaatatatcagaaataggtctcacatcgtcagtaaaagtttatacatacaccattttacctcgcacatgctcttggcgcaaccattttatttacatgtgtgagaaaaaaatattgtatgtagaccTATAAAATGATTCTATGCATAAACATTTAGTGATGTGGTACAAGTATATTGCCTAGTTGGCCCCTCATATTTAAGAACTACTTAGGCTTAGGTACTATTTAAGGGTTTTTTGGGAAACACAACCCATGTCAGTTATAtctaaacaaactgcagtcatcgcctttccacgcctccctgctctctgattggagagagacagggaccatgatctggtccgttCTGGGtatagactccatgctgtctttcagattggatttcccaggctagtacTGTAACACTTCAATGTCAAAATACTACAGGATCATTATTTGCAAGTCTCCTCAACATCCTGTTCAGGGGTGCAGGGTCGAATGAGGAGAAACAGAGGCCTGCATcgtgagatttttttctttttcttttaaatctCTACCAAGGAGATTAAAGTAAGCTTTTGATCTGTTTATCTGATTGTGCGTTAACATGGATATTGTCATAatcccatttaaaaaaaaaaaaaaaaaaaacccatacatATCACTGTTGCAAATTGCTTCAAAATGAGATATTCATAGCAATAGTCACTATGATCATTGGACTATATATCAAACCTTAATCTATTTGTATGACTTCAGATTAAGACTACATATTCTCCTTTTATCATAACATTCAGGGGTTTATGtttaatttcatttttaaaaTCCAGTATTTGGCATTACTAAAAGAACATGTTTGTGTTGAGACTGTCTACTGCCATGCTACATTGATCAACATAACTACTCCCCCTAGTGGCCCTTACTACACACTGTAGACTGCAGACACTGTGGATGACATTAGCTGAATCGAAATATAGCTCAGAGAGATGTGCACTGCTTATATGGTTGCATTCAACTGGGCTGTGACATTATTTAACTAATGCCTTCATTTCATGTATAATGCTAGGTGCACACATTctttaacctgatttacatcatctggctgcgttcagatGGTAGGAATCAGGTAACACATTCTTGTTGTCACTTGACAATAATGTATCACTCTTTTTAGGTTGTTATAACACTGCTCAAACAGGAGAAGGCGTATGGTATTTTCTGGTCATTTCTGTTTGCCTGATAGCAACAAACAACATTATGGAAAACACTACTGACCATGCAAAACTCTGATAGTGCAAGTGATCGGGTagtgtaagtaggcctaataataaaaaTCAAAAGATAGTGTTTATTTCCACACACCATTTCTGAAATTTGTGGATTTTCCAGGAAGACTCGTGCTACAGCATTGAAACTCTCAGGGATAGAAATCAAACGTTGATTCTGACAATTGCGTTTCCTTGCAGAATGATCTGATACTAGTCAAAGAAGTTTCAGAAGGTTAAGAAGAAAAATAGTTTAATTTTCTCCTCAAAAGATATTACACAACATAGAGGGTTTCTTACATCTGAAAGCCCATCACTCAATATGCATCATATTAACAGTGACTGTTAATTGATGATACACCTTCATACGTGATACTCCAAATGGCGATGCCTTCAACACAATGCCCATGAAAGAGTTCATTTATACAAGATTAAAATGCAGAACTTACAAATATAGAGATATTTATATATGTTCATCTACTTATATGctgacatgtttgtgtgtgaaaacaCAGCGTCATTGTGCAAGCATACCTCTACACCGCCCTACTGGGTACAGGGCAATGTAATACAGATGCAAAACTGGTTAGGAACTCAAGTGATGGCAGGACCCTGCCTCACCAACTGTGCTTTATGGTCATGATCAGGAACTCAACTGTACACAGTGTGCAAAAACATTTTTGAGGTGGAAAATAATCTGCTTGAGAGAAACTAACACACATTTTGCAATATAACATATCTGGTGGAAAGGCGTTCAATTATTTTAATTACATAGTGATTCATATGTAGTTCTGCTGGCAGCATTACACCTTTTATGGAAACTGGAAAATggagtgtgcttgtgtatgtaccAAGCAACTATAAACGTAGAGTAAATTTGTATCAGGTACTGTATTCTTTGTAAAGAACAACAGCTAAGGAAAATCTGGTGATAAATAAACAGGGATCATCAGAAAGGGCAGTGCTGGTCACTCCAGTGCACAATCATCAGATGTTTTTTGGTTGAAGTTTTGTAATCCATAAAATCAGCACGGGCTGCTGAGCTGAGTTGACTTAGTAGAGACTGTGTCAAATTTGCAGGGCATTGAATGAATATGACTATTATACTGTCCTGGCTGTGACAGGAACATGTGCATGTGTTATAGGCCTGCAAGGTGTTCCACAGCCAGGCAGTGTGGTTGCCTTCCGCGTTTTCCCCTTTCACATGATCACAACCACGGGCTGGACCGGCATGCAACGTTGAAAAGGCACATCAAGTCATTTTATATCAAGTAAAACAAGAAAACAATAAGGCTGGTCCTTCCTTCTTTAAGAAGTAGCAATATACCCAATGAAAATAACAATCTGCATCATACATCTAATCAGCTTAACTTAGAAATAGAAACTGCATCTACTACAAAAGTATTGTCTTCCTTTCCCGTATTAGATTCTAAATTTCCTTGAAAGTGAACACTGGGGGACATTAGAACGTTCTCTGAGTGTTAGTGAATATTTACAATCCCAGAGCAGTCCCATTAAAATATCTTATTGTGTTTTCAATATTTCGATAGTCTATGTTTTTGGTTTTGTCCTAACCATTAGCTGCCCATGCTGGTGAGAGCAAAGTTTAAAGGACAAcagtttaaaaaaggaaaaagtgtGTCTTGCTGATTCTTTGAGAGACATTGGCCATgtcattacatgacatttttaattcagaattaattatTCAGAATCAAACAATTCTGTCGAGTTCACATTGAActtccatttaattccgaattgtgaagtgtttacatgacgtcttCAATGCGGAATTGAGCTTTACTcaagaattaaattgagttaattctgaattgaatCTCTCATGTAAATGTGGCCATTCAGACTTCAGGCCACACTTCAAGTCCTACATTCAATGAGCTGGGTGAATGGGCGTTCCCACCGCCCAGTACATTTAATATCAGATTTGTCATATCACTGCAAAAGTGCACATCCCTTGAGTTGCATTATTTAGGTTTTTTTCATTAAAgagctaaaaaaaacatttttcttcaGTTGTGAAAATACAAGGACATTATAAAAATCTTTAGCTTGAAAAGTTATCAAGATAGACAAAATTACAATTATCTTAACTGTTTTTCCGTGTTTGTCAGATTTAAGGTCAGCCAGAGAAACGTGGTAGCCCACTGCCATTTTTGGGGTTGGGGCAGTTTGACATTGAAGGAGTGCACTTTGCATCTTCATTGTTGCTGATGCCTTCCTTCCTTTATGGTTCACACAGCGAAGGCCTGAACCATGGATCAGTGCTCTTCTAGCCATGATGGGGTGTCTCCACCTGGCATTTTCAGCTTGATGTGGAATTGTTTGAGGGTCTGTTCTAGTTGCTGTTGGTTTCCTGCATAGTATGCTGCGATGGCATTATGGAACAGAAGAAGCTGATTGTGCAGCACTTTGACCTGATGAAGAAAACGGAGGTAGTTATTAGCCATCCATgagtaataaaaaacaaaaaaacatgatgccCATTTAATGTTTAAAACAGACTGAATAACTAAATAAAAGGTCTTTGATTCATGTTGTTAATCATCCATAAAAATGACTGTAgtgaatgtatgtatgaatgcaATGAATCTGTAGTCATACCTTGTTCTCCTCGAGGAACTTCAGTTTGACAGACACGTCATTGCGCATGCGCTCATATTTCTCACGGTGGACTTGAAACTGCTGCTGAGACAGTTCAATCTTCGGCAATGTGTTGCCATCACGCGGACCGAGGTTCAGCTCTTCCAAGTCGGTGCGGTATGCATCATATTCAACTCTGCAGTGAAGAACAAACATTACATTCAGGAACTGTAAATATTTCCGTCTATGACAACAATTACACAGTGAAAGAGCGAAAAGCAAAACAGTTTTATAGGGGCAGCCTTGGCCTAGAGGTAAAGaaaatgggctttagatcagaggtgccgaggtgcccttgagcaaggcacctaaccccacattgctccagggactgtaaccaataccctgtactgatagtaaatgtaagtcgctttggatgaaagcatcagcaaagtgtaataatCAACCTTGTTGTCAGTAAATGACAGTGGCATTGAAGCATGTAAAGGAGGCACTAATCTGCTTACCTGGCGGTTTCATACTGTTTGATGTTAAGCATGGTATCCTCAATGGTTTTATCCACTAGCGTCTTCACAGAAGAAATGAAGAAGTTGATAGCTCCCAAGAGAGTCTCGCCATTTTTGGACAGGAGTTTTTGGGTGTCTGCATTGTAGCTGAACTCCTCCTAAAAGACCAAATTCAAGTaattctttcttctttccttatTGGTCATATCTATGGCATTCACACCGAACTGCATTCATTTGGCAAGGGTCAGGTTAACAGAACAATGCAATATGACAAATTGATCCCTTTAACAATGGCAAGACAATCCAGTATATTGTCATTAACAAAAGACAGTCAACTCAATCCATCTTAGAATAGAAAAATAATATGTGACATTGTGATAATGTAAGTAATAAAAAGTAAATTAAGACAAGGTGACAACTgagtattaaaggaacagtccaaaatgtttcaataataaagtatgttcttctctgacctgtgaTGAGTTGCACTAAAAGAGAAATGGCAATTTTGTATCTAGATAAAGAAATGTCagtgtaatgaaaggcgtagtaatacaTTCGGAGCACTTTGACTTCAGCGCACTGATATCTTCACCCCTGGTCCTCTCGCacgaggggaaggggaaaggggggactaggagtgaagatatcaatgcgcCGAAGTCGAAGcgctccaaatgtgttactatacctttcattacagtgccatttctttatctagatgGGAAATCGCCACATTTCTTTTTCTGCGACCACTTTTCAGTTGGTGAACTAGTCATGCAACTGTGTTTACatagggaacacgtggaacaatttggtcacttctaacttaaagcACCCAATGTTCCCCAAGGCAAAGCTGAGCTAAGCTAATGCTAGCGAGTTGGTGCCACACACGTTGCTGACTGTGGCCACGTCCGAAGATGAGACAGGTCAAGACAGTTCAACTCATCACAGGgaagagaagaacatactttattattgaaacactgtggactgttcctttaaacacgCATAGCTGAGAGCAGCAGGAAAATAAAATGGACTTGGCTTTAAGGGGATGGACCCATGACTGTACTGACCCCACCTAGACTGACCAGAGATGTCTGTTGGCATCATTCACTCAAGGAGATCATTTGCACAAACACTGCCATCTACTGTTAAAGGGAGGCATATATTCAATGACTAATAATGAATAGATGTATACAGTTAGGTCCATAACTGTTATGCCAGTGACATATCTTTTATCATTTAATTTCTTTGTACATTATCACTGAGTATCAATATTTAACTTCATCACTTGTCTGTCATCCCTTCTGTTCCCTTCAAAAGTTGGTGTAATTTCCAAGCCCTTCCTATAACTTGAGTTTCAGTAAACTCAAAATAGCAAAAAAGCAAAATAACAAAACTTGGTTCACAAATTCAATTACTTGTGGACCCGACTGTACGACCATACGTTATGTCTTAATGTAACTTACATGAAGCTCAGGCGATTTTAAACTGAGATCCGCAAAGGCATCTCCCAGTTGTCTTTGAGTCTGCATCATCTGAGAAAGCTGGGCGGCCAGTGTTTGAGCTAGCTTGATAACTTGCTCATATTTGCGCTTGTTATCACGGAGAACATCAATCTGCGCCTCCAGCTCCAGATCAACTGTCCGGGAGCCACGCCCCAGCTTCTCAGACAAAATCTGCTTAGTGCACTATGAAATGaaatagaggaggaagaggcagagagtgaTAGGTGAAGACTTTACTGAGTTCTAAGTATGTCATTGTACATCTGTATAGTATATGAGCACATGCAAAATGTgccagaaaaaaaaattgaataggaAGCTTGCTGGAAGCCAATGTATGACTGGAAGTGGCATGTGATGTGACATGAGGACCAAAGAAGCAGGCAAAAGTTCAAAATTGGATGTAGATGCGTCataatgcatacagtatgttaacctggctctcacgaagttaaacgaagatgcacgaagcacaaagggtctgtgtgagagccaggctaacagTATGTATCCTCTTGTCATTAGTTTGAACTTGAGCCACCTCATACGAAGATTACATTCACAACCTCCGAGAAGATTGAAAGCAAGCAGGGCTACACAGAAGATGTAAGCTGGAAGATATTTGTTTACCATGAATTCAAATCACAGGAAGAGATTAGGAGATTTGGACCCCCTAACTGGAGACCCTGACTCACCTTGTAGGTGTTGATGCTCCATTTCCTCACCAGATCCAGCTTTTCCATCGCTGGGTTCTTCAGGTCATCTGCGAGGACAACTGCTCCGCTCATAGGCTGTCCTTGTGTAGCACCTGGTGAAGATAATTTAACACACAGTTTATGAGATGGACGCCCCTTTCAGAAAAACACCAGGGGCCGAAGCTTCACTGACCATCACTTCACTGTCAAGTTATTAAGTTAGCTTGAGTTTGtatctgtgcgtgagtgtgcttgTTTCCCCCGTGCATGTACCCTTACCCTACCTAGATAGTACTTGCCCCTCAGTAAAGCTAGGGCCCGAGGAGTTTAGAAAGCAGCACAGATCACATGAGTTCTATATCAGCAGCATGTCCTTTGGGGCGGGACAGGATTTCAGCCAGGTTAGGAACCCATGTTGCAGCATTCCGGAGGCAGCGGAAAGACTGTAATGGGTAAAACGGAGGGAGGAGAGGCGATAGGGAGAAGACGGCATACCACCCAATTAAGGAGTTTAATGGACTCATTGTCAGTGCTGGCCTTAGTGCTGTGTAAGCATGAAATCACCACAATGCATAATAAAGCTTGCGGATTCCAAAGAGGTTTGTTGTTGTAAAGCCGGCTGTCAGCATTGCAACCTAGCATAGCAACCAGCATGTACCCTGACCATAAAATACAATGTGgatcagagcagaggaggaaatcAAAGAACAGAAGCAGAGGGCAGATGTCATTTCAAAGGAAATCAGGATAGAAAACGGATTGAAATTTCCAAAGATTAAGCATCGGTGCAAAGGTCTGGTAACGAAAGAGCTTAATTTAATACCCACGATATTATGCACAGTTTGCCTGCTATCTGGAACACAACACATCTGTTATGGCCCCTGTGTTTGGTGCTAATATCTCTTGTGGTTCAAGGGTAAAAAACAAACTGGTTTTGACACAAGGATATGAGAGTTAGCACTTAAGAGGAGCTAAACACAGCATGGACTCATTAATGTGTATCTTTATACTTTGATCATTTGAACTGCTTTATTTCAAAAGACCAGGGGAGATGAGACATGTTGTTCCATAATAGAGGTAGACGGCATAATGAATGATGCCAGTTACACAGCAGGATTATAAACTGTGCCCTGGAATTGTAATCCCTGATGACCAGTACCTTTCTCCAGCTCCACCTGACTGTCACTGGCCAGGCGAGCCAAGCGGCTAGCCGCTACTGAGCTCGGGCCAACTGTGGGTGTCGTAGGCAGGCTGGCTGATCCTGGGAATAGTTAGTATGAATTGATTTTAAGAAGCACTGTAATCTGACAACATGTGCACAGAGGAAGAGGTGTGACTGATTCTGAGTGGAAGATTGGCACATCTGGGTGGTAAATTGGATATTGGATATGGCAGAAAGTTAACGGTGTCATGCTACATTTATGACCAACATCTGTTGGGCATGTAGAGTATCTTGTGTATTTACAATCTCTGCAACATTTATCTCTTGGTGATGAAATACTGAAACATAAAATAAGAACACATATGTAATATCAGTAGGCTTGATTTCACTGGCCTTTCTAAACCACGTGTCTCTACATTTTAATGTATTTGAGTCTGTATAGTCATT
This genomic interval from Engraulis encrasicolus isolate BLACKSEA-1 chromosome 16, IST_EnEncr_1.0, whole genome shotgun sequence contains the following:
- the arfip1 gene encoding arfaptin-1 isoform X1; amino-acid sequence: MSDISVEAEAEPSQAVAAGAQVELEEGDEHEGQSQEAQTDAEEAHNTHEGDLQARDGRETGQYDDDVVYDVDLSDSGGEDGEGGTSLSLEVQVDSDVSLKDSGGAPTRDDTSLDAKSKEIMAEEPHRSPAAEISVTSNGETDNSHDDVFQRDAAHGMTSFPSMAQAHIPSDSYGSTTEGVVEVGPYQGSASLPTTPTVGPSSVAASRLARLASDSQVELEKGATQGQPMSGAVVLADDLKNPAMEKLDLVRKWSINTYKCTKQILSEKLGRGSRTVDLELEAQIDVLRDNKRKYEQVIKLAQTLAAQLSQMMQTQRQLGDAFADLSLKSPELHEEFSYNADTQKLLSKNGETLLGAINFFISSVKTLVDKTIEDTMLNIKQYETARVEYDAYRTDLEELNLGPRDGNTLPKIELSQQQFQVHREKYERMRNDVSVKLKFLEENKVKVLHNQLLLFHNAIAAYYAGNQQQLEQTLKQFHIKLKMPGGDTPSWLEEH
- the arfip1 gene encoding arfaptin-1 isoform X2; translation: MSDISVEAEAEPSQAVAAGAQVELEEGDEHEGQSQEAQTDAEEAHNTHEGDLQARDGRETGQYDDDVVYDVDLSDSGGEDGEGGTSLSLEVQVDSDVSLKDSGGAPTRDDTSLDAKSKEIMAEEPHRSPAAEISVTSNGETDNSHDDVFQRDAAHGMTSFPSMAQAHIPSDSYGSTTEGVVEVGPYQGATQGQPMSGAVVLADDLKNPAMEKLDLVRKWSINTYKCTKQILSEKLGRGSRTVDLELEAQIDVLRDNKRKYEQVIKLAQTLAAQLSQMMQTQRQLGDAFADLSLKSPELHEEFSYNADTQKLLSKNGETLLGAINFFISSVKTLVDKTIEDTMLNIKQYETARVEYDAYRTDLEELNLGPRDGNTLPKIELSQQQFQVHREKYERMRNDVSVKLKFLEENKVKVLHNQLLLFHNAIAAYYAGNQQQLEQTLKQFHIKLKMPGGDTPSWLEEH